In Shewanella sp. MR-4, the genomic stretch GCGATATCACTGGTGAACATCATAGGCGCATGGCGCTTATCCGCAATATGCGCATCGGGGATCAGATTGGCGGCCTTACCGTCGGCAGGTATCCACTGAATATGGCCCGCTGGGCTCTTGGTTTGTACCCAATCAAAGGTATACAGCCAAGTTAAGTATTCCATGGTCCATTTGGTTGGGTTGGATGACCAAGCCCCTTCTAAACCACTGGTAACAGTGTCTTCCGAGTGGCCTTTGCCGCATTTGTTTTTCCAGCCTAAACCTTGTGCCTCAACACCAGAGGCGGCGGGATCGGCACCGACACATTTAGAGGGATCATGCGCGCCGTGCGCCTTACCAAAGGTGTGACCACCCGCGATCAACGCAACGGTTTCTTCATCATTCATCGCCATACGGCCAAAGGTGTCACGAATTTCCTTCGCCGAGGCTAATGGATCTGGCACACCATTAGGGCCTTCTGGGTTAACGTAAATTAAGCCCATTTGGGTCGCGCCCATCGGCTTAGCCAGTTCGCCCTTTTCATTGCGGCGTTTGCTATCGAGCCAGGCTTTTTCTGAACCCCAGTTCACCTGTTCCGCTTCCCAGTCGTCGACACGACCACCGGCAAAACCAAAGGTTTTAAAGCCCATAGACTCCAGCGCCACGTTACCCGTGAACACCATTAAGTCGCCCCACGAAATTTTGCTGCCGTATTTTTGTTTGATAGGCCACAGCAGGCGACGCGCCTTATCTAAGTTCACGTTATCTGGCCAGCTGTTTAATGGCTCGAAACGTTGCTGACCACCGGCGGCACCACCACGGCCATCAAAAATCCGATAAACACCCGCGCTGTGCCACGCCATACGAATAAAGAAAGGACCATAATGACCGTAGTCCGCTGGCCACCAATCCTGAGACTCAGTCATCAGGGCTTTGATGTCTTTTTTAACGGCGTCGAGATCTAAGGATTTAAAAGCTTCAGCGTAGTGGTAGTCGCTACCATAAGGATTTGATTCAACTGCATTTTGACGTAACGGGCTTAAATTTAGCTGTTCAGGCCACCAAAATTGATTACCCGTGACTTGCTCTTGTGCGATAGCAGCCCCACCAAATGCCAACGACATCGCTAAGGTCAGCGCTGACAAGGTAGGAATAGTAGTTTTCTTCATGATGATTACCTATTTCTTCTAGTAAGGACATATCTGCCTGCACAGATGAGTGTCGTTTGTTTGCTGCTCAACCCCATGTCTCGTTGTGTAATTCTCGGGTAATGCATGAAACCGTCACCACAATCGATGCCAGAAAGTGTAGTGATGCGAGCTAACTATATGAAATGATTAAAATCGATGATTGGAATCGCCAAAATAGATTAACAATTGTTAATTTATGAAAGGATTATCAAAATTCCGACTTACGGCAATCCATGCGGTATCGGAGTAAACAGCGATTAAGCCGTTACTTCACGGCCGTACCACCACTTAGGCGTAACTGTGATAAAATGGCCGCCGTTTTCTGTTAACTTCGACAAGGTATTGCAATGAATCCCATTATTGCCATCTTAAAAGAACACAATGTCACTGATGCAAAAATTAACGAGCTTTTTCAAGCATTAACCGATAATCCTCTCATGGCGATGGGCATTATTGGCCAGCTCGGCATTCCGCCCGAAAAACTGCAGCAACTGATGGCGTTGGTAATGCAAAACCCAGCATTAATCAAAGAAGCCGTACTCGAGTTAGGTCTCGATTTCGCCAAAGTTGAAGCCGCCAAGGCGCAGCTGCAAAAGTAATTTATGCCCAGCCAATGGCTTATAAAGGTAAAGCGAAATTCGCTTTACCTTTTCTTCAGTACTTATCTCCCTTACCACGCTGTTACATAAAGATATAAAAACCTTATCCCCCCTCGCTGATAATATTTGCTAGAGTGTTGCTACACGCCATACTGGCAAAAGAGTGACCAAGAGGAAGCAAGATGCGCCCACATACTCCCCTATTAGCACTACTATTGCCCGTATTGTTGTTGGGTTGCCAAGAGCAGACTCAGGCGCAAAATCCGTCGACTGTGGACAAACCCGCCGCACAAAGCTCTGCCCAAACGGACACCGCACAAACAAGCGCAGCTCAAACTGACACGCCCCCAAAAGAGACGAGCGAGGACAAAACGGTCACTGTGGATAGGCGCGACACTCCGCAGCTTCACACATCGACTGATAAAGGTTTTATCAAGCCAAGTATTTCACCCCAAGGAGAAGGCGTAATGCTGCAAGGCACTGTGAGATATATGAATTTAGAAGGTGGATTCTGGGGCATTATCGCCGACAACGGCCAACAAATATTGCCTAAAAACCTGCCGCAGGATTACCGCAAAGACGGGCTGCGCTTGAGTTTCACCGCGCAGGAAATCACTGGCATGATGACCATTCAGCAGTGGGGCACACTCTCGAGTTTAAGTGACATCACGGTTATCGGCCAAGTCGAGAGTCAATCGGCGGATCCACGACTCTAACAAGCGTTGGCCTGAGTATGAGCCGCAAGCTTCGGGCAAAAACTCAGGCCACACTTATTGAACATTGAACATCGAGCGAATAGCATCCCCTCGTTCTGGCAAGGTATCCTAAGTACGCGCACATCAGGTGATGGTTCCACACCCGATGGCTCAAAGGATACATGCCACAGGGGGCAAACATTAAGGCTGCCCCGACACCTTGGCCTGCTCAGCCTGCCACTCTTCAATCACTTCTTTTGCCGCCCGAAAAGCCTCAATGCCCGATGGCATGCCGCAATACATGGTTGAATGTAAAAGCACTTCTTGGATTTCTTCCACAGTGCAACCATTACGCAACGCGCCGCGCACATGGCCTTTTAATTCGGTCGATGCCTTTAACGCGGCAAGCGTCGCTATGGTCACAAGACTGCGAGTTTGCCGAGAAAGCCCCTCACGCACCCAAACCTCGCCCCAGCAGTTCGCCGTCACCAACTCCTGTAATGGACGCGTAAAATCCGTGGCACTGCTCAAGGCCTTATCGACAAAACTATCGCCCATCACGGCGCGGCGTACTTCCAGCCCCTTCTCGTATTGTTCATCATTCATTTATTCAATCCCTGTGTTATCCAATCTCAATTAGCCTACTCTAGGGAAGATAGCGTGCTCGCGCCATACTCCTTAGGTGGATGCTAGGGCGCAAAAATAACAATGGGTTTATCCCGATTGGATAAACCCATTCACAACGAACTGTTTTCAGACGATGATCTTAAAAGCCCATCTGCCAATCTGAGGCCTTAGGGATAAATACGCTTCCAATCGGCTTTCATATCGACCATGGGCCAGCCTTTGGACGTTGCTTCATCTAAGCCTTTGTTTAACTGACCGATATGGGAGTCGCGATCATATTTCCACTCACGCTTGTCATCGGTATGGTGGATGTACATAGGTAAACGTAGGCCGTCACCCGCCGCGGTCCATTGCAACATGGCCAAGTCGCCATCCGAATTACCAAAGGCGGCTATGGGTCTGCGGCCTATACGTTCATATATTTCCTGCACTTTCATTTCTTTATCGTCGTTCACTAAGAAATTTGGCATACGTTTTAATGTCGGCTTACCGTCAACCAAGCTGAACTCGGTCTCAAAGGTACTGCCCACCACTTGCTCTGGGGGAATATGGTAAACGCCTTCCACCCAAGCCCGCATAAAACCCGTGCCGCCGCCGGAGACGATAAAGGTCTTAAAGCCATTAGCTCGCAGGTAATCCAGCAGCTCTAACATAGGTTGGAACACCATTTCGGTGTACTTTTTCCCTGTGGTGGGATGCTTGGCCGTCGCAATCCAGTCCTTCACTATGGCATCGAACTCATCGGTGCTCATGCCGGAATGGGTCGCATAAATCACTTTCACTAAGTCTTCGGTATGCAGCTTGCTCACATCGCCCTTAAGCACGCTGGCGAAGGGTTCCTCGGTTTTCCATTCGGGATGGCTTGAAGCCAGGGTTTTGAGGCGGTCGAGGGCAAACAACACCTGAAAGTACATGGGCTGTTCAGACCATAGGGTGCCGTCGTTGTCAAAGGTCGCGATCCGCTCGGCTTCTGGCACAAAATATTGAGAATTCTTATCCGTCACTTGCTGCACAAACTGTGTAATGGCCGCCTTGGCCTTACCATCGTTCCAAGATGCCAAAGGGTCACTCTGGGCCGCATAAGCTTGCCCCACCAGCAACATACTAACGAGTAACAATATCCAATTGCGGTATAGTCGTATGATTCTCACAGGGTATCTCCTTATTACTATCTGTAATGTCCCTCTATGACTCAGAGGCTTTGGGTTCGGATAACGCGTTTTCAGCGGCTACTTTTTCGGTTAGTAAGGGTTGCGTCTCTAATGCGACGAGGGCCTTAGGTAAGGCCAACCCCATTCGGACTCGCTTAATGCGCTTCCAGAGGTAGATAAAATCCGCCCGAGGAGTCGAATGGGTTTGTAACCTCAGGGCAGCTGCTTGCCAATCAGGCTCTGTGGATACCGCTGTCATCGACAGTAATTGTTTGCGCCGACGTAAGCGTCGGTACAAGAGTGCTCGACAGGTTTGCCATTCACCGCGGCGCAGAGCGCGGTAAAACACTAGCCACACAGGAATAGGATGGGTTTGGTAATACGCTTTCCCCCAGCGTATCAATAACCCCAATATCGCCGCGCTTAACAGCAGGGTGAACAGTGTCCATGCGTGGTACTTCAACCAAGAACTCAGGGTATGCTTGACCTTAATAGTCTTCCCTTCCAACACTATCTGCTCCAACTGGCCGCTTTGAGTGTTCCACCACCAGAGTCGATACTCGGGCCAGCTCACATCGCCGCCATGTTGCAACACGTAGGTTTGGCTATCGATTCGGCTCGACACATAACCTTCACGGCTTTGTTTATCCACCAGCTCGGGCGAAGTGGGATACAGCTTCCAATCGGGAGAAGCTTGCGCCGGCATAAGATTGGGCAGCAGCACAGATAGGGAATCATTGGCCTCAATATGAATGGTGCGCACTAGGCTATCCCCCACCTTGAGTACCTCAGCCTCATTTGGGCTCCACTCCTGCTGCACTTTGACGTCCGATGCCGCAAACCAAGCCTTTGTGCTGGCAAGCTCGGCACTGGGCGGAGCCACCCGAAATCCCATCGCAGGGGTTGTAAGCGTGACAGCTTGTTTGTCGCCATTGACGCCAGCCACCTGAGTGATGACTGTAGCTTCTGGCACACTAAAATCACCGCTGGTTTGTGGATAGAGGGCGATTTCCCAGCGCTGCCGCGACCAAGTCTGGCCGTCTTCCTGCTCGGTATAGTTAACGGCAAAGGTATTGCGTTGCTTCACTAACACATTGGGGATTTCAATGCCCTTTATCTGAGTGCCCGAGGTAAACCAGCGGTTGGTCGACACCTCAATCTGCAACAATATCTGCTCCGTCGGCGCCCATAGCTTTTCAGTTCCATTGGGGGTTGCATCCGGTTTGTCACCCAACCACGCCTTCACTTTGACCGCGGTGGCGGGCTCGGTTGGTAGGGCATCGCCCGCCTGCGCATTGGCATGGGTTGCGAGCAGCAAACCATTCAATACTAAGGTGATGAACATCAAAACGACTCTTCTAGCCATCAATCTCGCACCGCCGATGACTGGCTTTATCGGCACTCGCACTCTGCTGCCAGATAGCGTTTTGTCGAAGCTCAGTGCACTGTTTGCATGACTCATGGCTGCAACCCTCCCTTGGCGTTATCAGTGCTCTGTGCGTCCTTAGGTTGCAGATTTTGCAGCTGAAACTTCGCCCGCAAAAATTGTTCGGGATTAGCCTCGACTCGCTTAAGCCAGACTTCAGCCAATTTAGGATCGCCTAACATCTGCTCCGCCGTCAGGTTTTGCGACTGCATTTTATCCTGTGAGGTTTGTTCATCGGCGCCTTCGGCGGTCTGTGGCTGATCGTCCGGCAACTCGATAGAGGTTTCCTGATCGCCCATACTGTTGGCTTGGGAGGCACTCGCTTGATTGATTTCATCAATAAGCCCTTGGATAACCTTAAGATTATGCTCGATATCGGCTTTTAGATCTGGAGCAATATCCTGCTTTTTCGCCAGCGTCTTCAATAGCTTACGCGCCGCGATATATTCCCGCTGCCGCGCTAATGCGCTGGCGGCATAATAGGCGCCGAGATCGGTTTGTACCTGCATAAAGGCCGAATGGGCGAGCTTATACTCGCCGCCATAGTAGTAGGCAATGCCCTTGTTGAGCACCGAATGGTAAGCCGCTGCCGCCTTGGCAAATTCGCCCCTACTAAACCAGAGTGCGCCTTGTTGATCCGGCGTTAGCCACAGATCCAACCACCATTGCCAACTCCGCTCGGCAAAGCTGACTTGTGTCACTTGGGTCTCGGTGGCGGCCTTAGAAACGGTGATTTCGGCATAGACCTGTTGCGGCGCAATACTCGGTAGCATTAACGCTAACACTAGGCTCCATTTCACCAACCAACCCCGGCGAAACCACAGTAAACTGAGCAAGGCTAAGGGCCAGAGCAACCAATAGCCCTCATCTAACCAAGGCATGCTGGAATCATTATTGAGCATGCTAAAGCGCTCAATTTTGCGCTCAAGAGCCTGAATATCCGCATCATCTATTGTCATGCGGTACAGACTGCCGCCCGTGCTATCGGCCAAGTTGGCAAGGGAGTCAACATCCACTGGCACCTGCGATTGAACATCGGGATCGCCGATCGCCAAGATCAGCAATTGATAGGGAGGATGTTCAAACTGCTCAGTAAAATACCGCTCAAACGCATCGATAGTGAGTTGGTCAACGCCGTCGGTGAGCAGTAAGACACTGTTGCCCGCATTGGCGGGTAATTGCTCAGCGAGCTGACTCAGTGCGGTTTGCGCCGCCTTACCCGATAACGGCATCACCTCAGGGCTGATCGCCTCAAGGTAAGGCTGCAGCACCTTAGCGTCGCTGGTAACAGGCATAGCCACATGGGCGCTGCCCGCAAACACCATCAACCCCGTCTTACCGCCGCTTCGCGCCGCGATTAAATCTAAGATCTTATGTTTAGCGCGGCTGAGTCTATCCGGCGCCACGTCCTGCTGTTTCATGCTCTCGCTGCTGTCGAGCAACACCATCAGCGCGGCATCGTCCTCGCCGAAGGGCGACGCTTCACGCTCCCAGGTCGGTCCCGCACAGATAATCACTGCCAATAACAGCAATAACATTAAGATTTTCAAAGGTAATTGACTGCGCCAACCGCCTTGATTCAGCGTGAGCGCACTGCGCAAATGGTTGGGAAAAAATACTAGCCGTTGCTGCACATCATCCCGGCGCCAACGCAACATCAGCACAATGGCGAGTGGAATGAGGGTCAATAACCAGAGTGGCCGAATAAAATGAAACTGCGCCAACATTTGCAGTTCTAAATGCCAATCACTCATTGGCCACCTCGGTGCGGCTGAACATTTGCCGCAGCGTCATCCAACTGAAAATCAACAAGTGTAAGGCGAGTACGATGGCAATCAGATAATAATGCAGGGTAATTTTCGGGCGGAAACTGGCGCTGCTGTATTGCTGCGGCTCTAGCTTATCGATCAGCTGATACGCCTTATCCAATTCCGCTTGGTCGATAGCAATAAAGGCGCGCGCCTGAGTGAGCTGCGACACCCTTTGAACCACCTCCATATCCATTGGCTGCTCGCCCACATGGGTGGGATCGCCCATAGCGATAATGTAAATCTTGATGCCTCTGGCAGCCGCAATCTTGGCGGCATCCACGGGTTCGACAAAGCTGCCAGTATCGTTACCATCGGTCAGCACTATCATCACCTGCTGCTCCGATGGCTGCGGATTTTGCTCGAACACTTTAATGCCAAGACCAATCGCATCGCCAAGATGGGTGCTCTGCCCCGCCATCCCCGTTTGCGCCTCCTCTAGCAAGCTTAACCACACCTGCTGATCGGCGGTAAATGGCGTTTGGATAAAGGCGGCATCCCCAAACAAGATCAGTCCAAACCGATCGCCACTGCGTTTGGCGATAAAGGTTTTTAAGACGTTTTTCGCCGCGTTTAAGCGGGTTAAGGTACTGCCATCGGCGGTGGTAAAATCCGCCTCATCCATGGAGCCAGACAAGTCCACCAACATAAGGACGTCCCGCCCGAAGGCTTCGCGGGTTTGAACTTCACCTAAGATACTGGGCTTAGCCAATGCGGTAACAATCAACAGCCAAGAGAGGATCAGCATGCCCCGCTGCCAATGTTTCGGGCTGAGCAGGCCAGCGGCAACTTTGGGAGTCTCGTTCAATGCCCGAAGGATTTCGGTAAAGAACGGCACTTTGATCGCGTCTTCGCGACTACGGTACGCGGGCACAAACCAGTACACCAGCACGGGCAGCGGCAACAGGATAAACGCCCAAGGATAGGCAAACTCAAGCTGATCCATGGCGAGCCTCCGGCAATTGATGCCCGCTTAACCACTGGCTTAGCCCTTGGCGCACAGCGCTAAAGTCGGGGCGAGCGACATTAGGATCTTCAAGGCATTTTAGCCACTGCTGAAACGATTCATCGTTCGCGAGGTGAGCCTTTGTATGGTAACGCCCCATCTGCTCGAGCAAAGGAGCACCGTAGAGGGAGGCGTTTTTCGGCTCTAAGTAGACCATCACGATTTTAATAATCTTCATCATCTGCGTCGGCCAATGCGGATCCTCCGCCGACAGACTCAGCAAGGCCGTTATCGCCTCCTGGCGGTAACGGTTTCGCCACCAGAAAATCCCCTTGAGATACAGGCGATAACCCAGATACAGCAGCAATACCAGCAGCAATATTTGCCAGCCCAGAGTCTGTGGCCACCAGCTCACAGGATCGGGCTGAGCCACGTCTTTTAACTCCCTCAGCATGTAGCTGCTGGGAGGAGACTGAGTTGCACCAAGCAGTAAGATTGCCGTCATTGGATATCACTCAGGGTACGAGCCAGTTGCAGCAGATGATCGCCTTGCGTGCCGATTTCAATGAAGGGCATACGCTGCATCGCCATCAGATTTTTGAGTTGGGTTTGTTTCTCAAGATATTGTTTTTGCAGCGCCTTATTCACCTCGGCCGTTTGTTGTCCCTTCTGTAATGCCAACTGATATTGGCCATCACCCACCACCCAAGTGCTGCTAACACTATCTTCGGGCACATGGGTTTCCATCGGATCAGAGATAAAAATACACAGCACATCATTATGCTGCTGCAGGTACTTTAACTGTTTGAGGGATTGGTTATCTGCATCGGCAAAGTCGCTGACAATCACTAGCGTTGCGGCTTTGAGGCTGCGCTGACTTAAAATTTGCATCCACTGGGCGAAGCTTACCCGTTTGCTATCTCGGCTCGCCGCGCTCAGGGAATGATTGGCTTGGATAAGCCTATCTAATCCCATTAAAAAATGCGCCGTACCACGCTTTGCCGAGCACCAATGTAGCTGCCGAGTCGCGGATATCAACAGCCCAACCCTGTCATTATTGGCCAGCGCCAGCCAGCCCATTAAGGCGGCAATCTCGGCGGCCACGACGGATTTCATATGGCTCACCGAACCAAAATACATGGAGCTACGTTGGTCAACGCAAAGGATCACTTGGCGATCTTTCTCTTCGGTGTAACTGCGCACATGGGGCTTACCCGTGCGCTGGGTGACCTTCCAATCCATTTGGCGAATATCATCACCCAGTTGGTAGTGGCGCAGCTCCTCAAAGTTCAGCCCGCGCCCCCGTTGATGCGATTGATAACGGCCAGAAAGGTGCGCCCGAGAGTAACGCAGGCTAAGCAGTTTGATTTGCGTCGTCTGTCCCTGCAATCGTACCAGTTGTGGCAAACTGGCGTAGATACGGGAGTCCTGTTGCTTAGCGGCAGCGGACATGGACGACAGAGTTCGAGAGGATGTGGCCAGAGATGCGAGCGCCATAGCCGTTATCCAATACTGACCACATCGAGCAGTTCATGCACCAGATCGCGCTGATTGACTCCATCCGCTAATGCCTCGTAGGAGAGGCTCAACCTATGGCCCAACACTAAAATCGCCACCTCACGCACATCGTCCACCAGCACATGGTCGCGGCCATTTAGCCAAGCCAAGGCGCGGGCACATTTGTCCAGCGCAATGGATGCCCGAGGGCTGGCGCCAATCATCAGCCAGCTGGCTAACTTGGACTGGGGATATTGCTCTGGCTGGCGCGTCGCCATTACTAAATCGATAATATAGTTCTCCACCATATCCGATAGCGTCACGGCCGCAATTTGCTGCCGCGCCTTGAGAATACTGGCGGGATCTATGGTGATGGTTTGCGGTTTTTCGGTGCTAAATACGCCGTTTTCCTCACTGCGGACGAGGCGCACTATGTCACGCTCGGCTTCTTTTGTAGGGTATTCCACCGAAGCTTTGATCAGGAAACGATCCATCTGCGCCTCGGGCAGCGGATAGGTACCTTCCTGCTCGATGGGGTTTTGCGTCGCCAGCACCATAAAGAGTTCGGGCAACACATGGGTTTGCCCCGCCACGGTAATAGTGCCTTCGGCCATGGCCTCTAACAGCGCCGCCTGCACCTTGGCGGGGGCACGGTTAATTTCATCGGCCAGCACGATTTGATTAAACACTGGCCCCGGCTGAAACCTGAGTGTCGATTTACCCTCAGCCTCGTGAAGCACCTCAGTGCCCGTCACATCGGAGGGTAAGAGATCCGGCGTAAACTGGATCCGACCAAAGGAAATCGCCAAGGCATTGGCCAAGGCCTTAACCGAGCGGGTTTTTGCCGTTCCGGGCAAACCTTCGAGCAGCACATGGCCGCTACACAGTAAGCCCAAAATCAGACTGCGGATCACTGTGCGTTGCCCTACGACTTGAGATTCAACCTGCTCAATTAAGGCGAGAATATCCCCGTGGGCACGCGTTTGTGTGTTAGCCATTGGTTCCATGTGGTTGTCCTAGCAATACGGCCAATCCCGTCAGAATTGGCAACGAATAATCGAAAAATGCTTTAATCCCTGGACACAGATAATTGAGCCCTTCTTCCCCATCAGGGGTTTTCAGCAGGCGATTTTTAGGGCATTCACCCCAACAGAGTTTGAGATAAGGGCAGTCTTTACAGTATTGGGGTAACGAATCGCGCTTCGCCATACCAAAGGTTAAT encodes the following:
- the katG gene encoding catalase/peroxidase HPI; protein product: MKKTTIPTLSALTLAMSLAFGGAAIAQEQVTGNQFWWPEQLNLSPLRQNAVESNPYGSDYHYAEAFKSLDLDAVKKDIKALMTESQDWWPADYGHYGPFFIRMAWHSAGVYRIFDGRGGAAGGQQRFEPLNSWPDNVNLDKARRLLWPIKQKYGSKISWGDLMVFTGNVALESMGFKTFGFAGGRVDDWEAEQVNWGSEKAWLDSKRRNEKGELAKPMGATQMGLIYVNPEGPNGVPDPLASAKEIRDTFGRMAMNDEETVALIAGGHTFGKAHGAHDPSKCVGADPAASGVEAQGLGWKNKCGKGHSEDTVTSGLEGAWSSNPTKWTMEYLTWLYTFDWVQTKSPAGHIQWIPADGKAANLIPDAHIADKRHAPMMFTSDIALKEDPIYREITTRFLKNPQEFELAFAKAWFKLTHRDMGPKARYLGADVPAEMLIWQDPIPALDHLVIDNADIKALGNKILASGLTVPELVRTAWASASSFRGTDMRGGANGARIRLEPMMNWQANNPKELAKVLAKLEKVQKDFNGSLKGGKKVSLADVIVLGGSVAVEKAAKEAGVAVSVPFTPGRMDATQAQTDVSSFAVLEPTADGFRNYYSKDSSHSPAEMLIERANMLNLTVPEMTVLVGGLRALDANSAGVKHGVFTDKPGTLSNDFFVNLLDMSTKWSKSEKQEGIYEGQDRKSGKLKWTATPVDLVFGSHSELRAVSEVYGAQDGQDRFVQDFIKAWNKVMNADRFDI
- a CDS encoding DUF2999 family protein, with the translated sequence MNPIIAILKEHNVTDAKINELFQALTDNPLMAMGIIGQLGIPPEKLQQLMALVMQNPALIKEAVLELGLDFAKVEAAKAQLQK
- a CDS encoding carboxymuconolactone decarboxylase family protein; translation: MNDEQYEKGLEVRRAVMGDSFVDKALSSATDFTRPLQELVTANCWGEVWVREGLSRQTRSLVTIATLAALKASTELKGHVRGALRNGCTVEEIQEVLLHSTMYCGMPSGIEAFRAAKEVIEEWQAEQAKVSGQP
- a CDS encoding HAD family hydrolase, whose amino-acid sequence is MRIIRLYRNWILLLVSMLLVGQAYAAQSDPLASWNDGKAKAAITQFVQQVTDKNSQYFVPEAERIATFDNDGTLWSEQPMYFQVLFALDRLKTLASSHPEWKTEEPFASVLKGDVSKLHTEDLVKVIYATHSGMSTDEFDAIVKDWIATAKHPTTGKKYTEMVFQPMLELLDYLRANGFKTFIVSGGGTGFMRAWVEGVYHIPPEQVVGSTFETEFSLVDGKPTLKRMPNFLVNDDKEMKVQEIYERIGRRPIAAFGNSDGDLAMLQWTAAGDGLRLPMYIHHTDDKREWKYDRDSHIGQLNKGLDEATSKGWPMVDMKADWKRIYP
- a CDS encoding BatD family protein; the encoded protein is MSHANSALSFDKTLSGSRVRVPIKPVIGGARLMARRVVLMFITLVLNGLLLATHANAQAGDALPTEPATAVKVKAWLGDKPDATPNGTEKLWAPTEQILLQIEVSTNRWFTSGTQIKGIEIPNVLVKQRNTFAVNYTEQEDGQTWSRQRWEIALYPQTSGDFSVPEATVITQVAGVNGDKQAVTLTTPAMGFRVAPPSAELASTKAWFAASDVKVQQEWSPNEAEVLKVGDSLVRTIHIEANDSLSVLLPNLMPAQASPDWKLYPTSPELVDKQSREGYVSSRIDSQTYVLQHGGDVSWPEYRLWWWNTQSGQLEQIVLEGKTIKVKHTLSSWLKYHAWTLFTLLLSAAILGLLIRWGKAYYQTHPIPVWLVFYRALRRGEWQTCRALLYRRLRRRKQLLSMTAVSTEPDWQAAALRLQTHSTPRADFIYLWKRIKRVRMGLALPKALVALETQPLLTEKVAAENALSEPKASES
- a CDS encoding VWA domain-containing protein — translated: MSDWHLELQMLAQFHFIRPLWLLTLIPLAIVLMLRWRRDDVQQRLVFFPNHLRSALTLNQGGWRSQLPLKILMLLLLLAVIICAGPTWEREASPFGEDDAALMVLLDSSESMKQQDVAPDRLSRAKHKILDLIAARSGGKTGLMVFAGSAHVAMPVTSDAKVLQPYLEAISPEVMPLSGKAAQTALSQLAEQLPANAGNSVLLLTDGVDQLTIDAFERYFTEQFEHPPYQLLILAIGDPDVQSQVPVDVDSLANLADSTGGSLYRMTIDDADIQALERKIERFSMLNNDSSMPWLDEGYWLLWPLALLSLLWFRRGWLVKWSLVLALMLPSIAPQQVYAEITVSKAATETQVTQVSFAERSWQWWLDLWLTPDQQGALWFSRGEFAKAAAAYHSVLNKGIAYYYGGEYKLAHSAFMQVQTDLGAYYAASALARQREYIAARKLLKTLAKKQDIAPDLKADIEHNLKVIQGLIDEINQASASQANSMGDQETSIELPDDQPQTAEGADEQTSQDKMQSQNLTAEQMLGDPKLAEVWLKRVEANPEQFLRAKFQLQNLQPKDAQSTDNAKGGLQP
- a CDS encoding VWA domain-containing protein; the encoded protein is MDQLEFAYPWAFILLPLPVLVYWFVPAYRSREDAIKVPFFTEILRALNETPKVAAGLLSPKHWQRGMLILSWLLIVTALAKPSILGEVQTREAFGRDVLMLVDLSGSMDEADFTTADGSTLTRLNAAKNVLKTFIAKRSGDRFGLILFGDAAFIQTPFTADQQVWLSLLEEAQTGMAGQSTHLGDAIGLGIKVFEQNPQPSEQQVMIVLTDGNDTGSFVEPVDAAKIAAARGIKIYIIAMGDPTHVGEQPMDMEVVQRVSQLTQARAFIAIDQAELDKAYQLIDKLEPQQYSSASFRPKITLHYYLIAIVLALHLLIFSWMTLRQMFSRTEVANE
- a CDS encoding DUF4381 domain-containing protein translates to MTAILLLGATQSPPSSYMLRELKDVAQPDPVSWWPQTLGWQILLLVLLLYLGYRLYLKGIFWWRNRYRQEAITALLSLSAEDPHWPTQMMKIIKIVMVYLEPKNASLYGAPLLEQMGRYHTKAHLANDESFQQWLKCLEDPNVARPDFSAVRQGLSQWLSGHQLPEARHGSA
- a CDS encoding DUF58 domain-containing protein, whose translation is MALASLATSSRTLSSMSAAAKQQDSRIYASLPQLVRLQGQTTQIKLLSLRYSRAHLSGRYQSHQRGRGLNFEELRHYQLGDDIRQMDWKVTQRTGKPHVRSYTEEKDRQVILCVDQRSSMYFGSVSHMKSVVAAEIAALMGWLALANNDRVGLLISATRQLHWCSAKRGTAHFLMGLDRLIQANHSLSAASRDSKRVSFAQWMQILSQRSLKAATLVIVSDFADADNQSLKQLKYLQQHNDVLCIFISDPMETHVPEDSVSSTWVVGDGQYQLALQKGQQTAEVNKALQKQYLEKQTQLKNLMAMQRMPFIEIGTQGDHLLQLARTLSDIQ
- a CDS encoding AAA family ATPase is translated as MEPMANTQTRAHGDILALIEQVESQVVGQRTVIRSLILGLLCSGHVLLEGLPGTAKTRSVKALANALAISFGRIQFTPDLLPSDVTGTEVLHEAEGKSTLRFQPGPVFNQIVLADEINRAPAKVQAALLEAMAEGTITVAGQTHVLPELFMVLATQNPIEQEGTYPLPEAQMDRFLIKASVEYPTKEAERDIVRLVRSEENGVFSTEKPQTITIDPASILKARQQIAAVTLSDMVENYIIDLVMATRQPEQYPQSKLASWLMIGASPRASIALDKCARALAWLNGRDHVLVDDVREVAILVLGHRLSLSYEALADGVNQRDLVHELLDVVSIG